A single region of the Deinococcus multiflagellatus genome encodes:
- a CDS encoding c-type cytochrome: MSGEFYSGKQVAGFVTFLVLGTVLGLGAYQAGGRLSGAGGEVTVAAAAATTTPDGQALYAGNCAGCHGAQAEGGVGPGLADTKAWTAADFREAVLNGQHPSGRTLGTVMPRFAQTGLDGAPATDAQIAAIQAYVKTLK; the protein is encoded by the coding sequence GTGAGCGGCGAGTTTTACAGCGGCAAGCAGGTGGCAGGCTTCGTGACGTTTCTGGTGCTGGGCACGGTGCTGGGGCTGGGCGCCTACCAGGCCGGGGGGCGGCTCTCGGGGGCCGGGGGCGAGGTGACGGTCGCGGCGGCGGCGGCGACCACCACCCCCGACGGGCAGGCCCTGTACGCGGGCAACTGCGCGGGTTGCCACGGCGCCCAGGCTGAAGGGGGCGTGGGCCCCGGGCTGGCCGACACAAAGGCCTGGACGGCGGCCGACTTCCGTGAGGCGGTGCTGAACGGCCAACACCCCAGTGGCCGCACCCTGGGCACCGTGATGCCCCGCTTTGCCCAGACCGGCCTGGACGGCGCCCCTGCCACCGACGCCCAGATCGCCGCCATTCAGGCCTACGTGAAGACCTTGAAGTAG
- a CDS encoding tyrosine-type recombinase/integrase: MNVQEAISEFQREHKARGSTPRTVKWYGETLSRLLREDLATPIGALTPFALSRAVNVAAERGVKAATLANYDRALRGFTAWLHGVELLPRDLMKGRKRPQVRWQLRQVATSEELRKLFEVARRDKRYAERNCAILALLAGSGLRAGEVATLRLVDVDWQDSAVKVSGKTGTRLVPLDRTTLRLLRRYVTHSRRGNHPNVFLFNSRPITGRTLTLLLTRMSKRAGFDRHITPHLLRHTAATVYLRNGGDVASLRRILGHSTLATTALYLHLVPEDLQNKLERFSPLASAGVK, encoded by the coding sequence ATGAACGTTCAGGAAGCAATCTCAGAGTTTCAGCGTGAGCACAAGGCCAGAGGAAGCACCCCACGCACGGTGAAGTGGTACGGCGAAACACTCTCCCGGCTTTTGCGTGAAGACCTCGCAACGCCTATTGGAGCCCTGACACCCTTCGCTCTCTCAAGGGCCGTGAACGTGGCAGCAGAGCGTGGGGTGAAGGCAGCTACCCTTGCCAACTACGACAGGGCTTTACGGGGCTTCACAGCGTGGCTACATGGGGTGGAACTTCTACCACGCGACCTGATGAAAGGCAGGAAACGTCCCCAGGTCCGATGGCAGCTACGCCAAGTGGCGACCTCTGAGGAACTACGCAAGCTCTTTGAAGTTGCCCGGAGGGACAAACGCTACGCAGAACGAAACTGCGCCATCCTCGCTTTGCTGGCTGGCTCAGGCTTGCGCGCTGGTGAGGTTGCCACGCTGCGTCTTGTGGACGTGGACTGGCAAGACAGCGCCGTGAAGGTGTCAGGAAAGACAGGCACACGCCTTGTCCCGTTAGACCGAACCACGCTGCGCTTGCTGAGGCGTTACGTCACTCACTCCCGGCGTGGGAATCACCCCAACGTTTTCCTCTTCAACTCACGGCCCATCACAGGCCGAACACTCACACTGCTCCTCACCCGAATGAGCAAGCGTGCCGGGTTTGATCGGCACATTACGCCCCACTTGCTCAGGCATACGGCAGCCACGGTCTACCTTCGGAATGGTGGAGACGTGGCAAGCCTGAGGCGCATCCTCGGACATTCCACGCTGGCGACCACGGCTCTCTATCTCCACTTGGTGCCAGAAGACTTACAAAACAAACTGGAACGCTTCTCCCCTCTTGCATCTGCTGGCGTGAAATAA
- the tig gene encoding trigger factor: MAELISREGNKVEFKVSVPAAEVNRAYDQVWAGLARDVRVPGFRPGKAPRKVIEGRVGKGYVEQEVRDRLLQTHYPQAARELKLSLVDATIDPKALQSGQSFEFTVKGETYPEVKLADWSGLQLSAEAPEITDEVLERTLSDLRERNATFESAERPIEASDQVTIEEEGEEGGTYPVYLDVAEPHVREALLGKQAGDTVQITVPAHTHGDHEHPEHTVTVKIVDVKTKQLQELNDEFASSLNFESLERLRTDLKAELERRAQQEGEAGRREEFITALMDGMEADIPQALLTRRRESMLEEIKDDLGRQGVKWSEYESFMKEQGKLEDFMADLGKNAESRVKRDLVLEKLAEDLNVQVSDAEFNQTMNALAQANGLSPAELSKQLGPNGINAYYTSLVREKGLQQAMSQLSGAQKQGGEPASTEEASTEQASSAEGTEESTEATSAE, translated from the coding sequence ATGGCAGAGCTGATCAGCAGAGAAGGCAACAAGGTGGAATTCAAGGTGTCGGTGCCCGCCGCCGAAGTGAACCGCGCCTACGACCAGGTGTGGGCTGGCCTGGCCCGCGACGTGCGCGTGCCCGGTTTCCGCCCCGGCAAGGCCCCGCGCAAGGTGATTGAAGGCCGCGTGGGCAAGGGCTACGTGGAGCAGGAAGTGCGTGACCGCCTGCTGCAGACCCACTACCCCCAGGCCGCCCGCGAGCTGAAGCTGAGCCTGGTGGACGCCACCATTGACCCCAAGGCCCTGCAGAGCGGTCAGTCCTTCGAATTCACCGTGAAGGGCGAAACCTACCCCGAAGTCAAACTGGCAGACTGGAGCGGCCTGCAACTCAGCGCCGAGGCCCCCGAAATCACCGACGAGGTGCTGGAGCGCACGCTCAGCGACCTGCGCGAGCGCAACGCCACCTTCGAGAGCGCCGAGCGCCCCATTGAGGCCAGCGATCAGGTGACCATCGAGGAAGAGGGCGAAGAGGGCGGCACCTACCCCGTCTACCTCGACGTGGCCGAGCCCCACGTGCGCGAGGCGCTGCTGGGCAAGCAGGCGGGCGACACCGTGCAGATCACCGTGCCCGCCCACACCCACGGTGACCACGAACACCCCGAGCACACGGTCACCGTGAAGATCGTGGACGTGAAGACCAAGCAGCTGCAGGAGCTGAACGACGAGTTCGCCAGCAGCCTGAACTTCGAGTCCCTAGAGCGTCTGCGCACCGATCTGAAGGCCGAACTGGAGCGCCGCGCGCAGCAGGAAGGCGAGGCCGGGCGCCGCGAGGAATTCATCACCGCCCTGATGGACGGCATGGAAGCCGACATTCCCCAGGCCCTGCTGACCCGCCGCCGCGAGAGCATGCTCGAAGAAATCAAGGACGACCTGGGCCGCCAGGGCGTGAAGTGGAGCGAGTACGAGAGCTTCATGAAAGAGCAGGGCAAGCTTGAGGACTTCATGGCCGACCTGGGCAAGAACGCTGAATCCCGCGTGAAGCGTGATCTGGTGCTGGAGAAGCTGGCCGAGGACCTGAACGTGCAGGTCAGCGACGCCGAGTTCAACCAGACCATGAACGCGCTGGCCCAGGCCAACGGCCTGAGCCCCGCCGAGCTGAGCAAGCAGCTGGGCCCGAACGGCATCAACGCCTACTACACCAGCCTCGTGCGTGAAAAGGGCCTGCAGCAGGCCATGAGCCAGCTGAGCGGCGCCCAGAAGCAGGGCGGCGAGCCGGCCAGCACCGAGGAAGCCAGCACCGAGCAAGCCAGCAGCGCCGAGGGTACTGAAGAAAGCACCGAAGCCACCAGCGCCGAATAA
- a CDS encoding ATP-binding protein, with amino-acid sequence MTTPPDFDLSLGLFAGGGEMARRMLAFDWARTSLGVPASWPQSLKTAVRIMLTSRFAMWMAWGPELIFFCNDAYLPTLGVKGDWALGTRSDVVWAEVWSAAGPRIDHVLQTGEATWDEGLQLFLERSGYPEETYHTFSYSPLADDAGAVTGMLCVVTEETERVVGERRLRVLGRLSAQLNEARRTAEVMDAVRVGLAAEAHDLPFALIYLPAEDGTLRCALRFGLPDHHPLAPAQLTPGDENGPWAVAAVLAGEVSSEQHDLSSGPDLPGGPWDRPPARALSLPLTQPGAEHPAGLLIAGLNPYRPLDDAYRSFLELCVAQIVSGLASARAYEHERQRAEALAELDRAKTAFFANASHELRTPLTLMLGPLEDLLTGELGELPPAQLETLGLAHRNSLRLLRLVNSLLDFSRLESGRAQARFAPVDFAALNADLASSFRAAMERAGLEFRVDLPALPEPVYVDRDLWEKVVLNLLSNAFKFTLQGGVALTLRAEGRHAVLSVQDTGVGVSEAEVGRLFERFHRVEGQRGRSFEGSGIGLALVREIVQLHGGQIEARSAEGQGTTFTVRLPLGSAHLPPARLTGTPPDAPGARGALPFVEEALRWLPHEVAPGRTPGPGPGAAPTGPRRRVLVADDNADLREYLARLLSPHHDLEVVADGQAALDAARAQAPDLLLSDVMMPRLSGLDLLAAVRADPGLHDLPVILLSARAGEEARVQGLEAGADDYLVKPFSARELLAKVNAQLAMAALRREALAREQAHSAELEARVAARTAELQTALARSERQAAELNTILSSLPDAVYVGDLSGIKRANGPALTLLGFTDPDQLNRAVAELSEELRSRDPETGERLPLNEDPFVQAMQGHEVRRDVLLRHRTSGEDRVMRLAAAPIRQGEAVVGAVAVGSDITEQMALQRAMARANAELSRSNAELERFAYVASHDLQEPIRTVGSYAGLLAHRYGDQLDERARLYLQTVEKGAERMKQLVGDLLVFSRLNAERLPLEPVPAEHALREALDRLDAALREAGARLEVGPLPEVLGSVPRLAQLFQNLIGNAVKFRGPQAPVVQIAAQREGAQWHFTVRDNGIGIELEYQSRVFEMFQRLHSREHYEGTGLGLAICEKIVAQHGGRLWLESAPGQGSVFHFTLQAAE; translated from the coding sequence ATGACCACCCCTCCCGATTTCGACCTGTCGCTGGGCCTGTTCGCAGGTGGCGGCGAGATGGCGCGGCGCATGCTGGCCTTCGACTGGGCCCGGACCTCGCTGGGCGTGCCCGCCAGCTGGCCGCAGAGCCTGAAAACGGCCGTGCGCATCATGCTGACCTCGCGCTTTGCGATGTGGATGGCCTGGGGCCCGGAGCTGATTTTTTTCTGCAACGACGCCTACCTGCCCACCCTGGGGGTTAAGGGCGACTGGGCGCTGGGCACGCGCTCGGACGTGGTGTGGGCCGAGGTCTGGTCGGCGGCGGGCCCGCGCATTGACCATGTGCTGCAGACCGGCGAGGCCACCTGGGACGAGGGCCTGCAGCTGTTTCTGGAACGCAGCGGCTACCCCGAAGAGACCTACCACACCTTTTCCTACAGCCCCCTGGCCGACGACGCGGGCGCCGTGACCGGGATGCTGTGCGTGGTGACCGAGGAAACCGAGCGGGTGGTGGGCGAGCGGCGGCTGCGGGTGCTGGGGCGGCTCTCGGCGCAGCTGAACGAGGCGCGCCGCACCGCCGAGGTGATGGACGCGGTGCGCGTGGGCCTGGCGGCCGAGGCCCACGACCTGCCCTTTGCCCTGATCTACCTGCCTGCCGAGGACGGCACCCTGCGCTGCGCCCTGCGCTTTGGGCTGCCCGACCACCATCCGCTGGCCCCGGCCCAGCTGACGCCCGGGGACGAGAACGGCCCCTGGGCGGTTGCTGCCGTGCTGGCCGGCGAAGTGAGCAGCGAACAGCATGACCTGAGCAGCGGACCGGATCTGCCCGGCGGCCCCTGGGACCGCCCCCCGGCGCGCGCCCTGAGCCTGCCGCTGACCCAGCCCGGGGCCGAGCACCCGGCGGGGCTGCTGATCGCGGGCCTTAACCCCTACCGGCCGCTGGACGACGCCTACCGCAGCTTTCTGGAGTTGTGTGTGGCGCAGATTGTTTCGGGGCTGGCGAGTGCTCGGGCTTACGAGCACGAACGCCAGCGCGCCGAGGCCCTGGCCGAACTGGACCGCGCCAAGACCGCCTTTTTTGCCAACGCCAGCCACGAACTGCGCACGCCCCTGACCCTGATGCTGGGCCCGCTGGAAGACCTGCTGACCGGCGAACTGGGCGAACTGCCGCCCGCGCAGCTGGAGACGCTGGGGCTGGCGCACCGCAACAGCCTGAGACTGCTGCGGCTGGTCAACAGCCTGCTGGATTTCTCGCGCCTGGAATCGGGCCGGGCGCAGGCGCGCTTTGCCCCGGTGGATTTCGCGGCCCTGAACGCCGATCTGGCCAGCAGTTTCCGCGCGGCCATGGAGCGCGCCGGCCTGGAGTTCCGGGTGGACCTGCCCGCGCTGCCGGAGCCGGTGTACGTGGACCGCGACCTGTGGGAAAAAGTGGTGCTCAACCTGCTGTCCAACGCCTTCAAGTTCACCCTGCAGGGCGGAGTGGCCCTGACCCTGCGCGCCGAGGGCCGCCACGCGGTGCTGAGCGTGCAGGACACCGGGGTGGGGGTGTCAGAAGCCGAGGTTGGCCGCCTCTTTGAGCGCTTTCACCGGGTCGAAGGCCAGCGCGGGCGGTCTTTTGAAGGCAGCGGCATCGGGCTGGCGCTGGTGCGCGAAATTGTGCAGCTGCACGGCGGACAGATTGAGGCCCGCAGCGCAGAAGGGCAGGGCACCACCTTCACGGTGCGCCTGCCCCTGGGCTCGGCCCACCTGCCCCCGGCGCGCCTGACGGGCACCCCGCCGGACGCCCCGGGTGCGCGCGGCGCCCTGCCCTTTGTGGAAGAAGCGCTGCGCTGGCTGCCGCACGAGGTGGCGCCCGGCCGCACGCCGGGCCCCGGCCCCGGCGCCGCCCCGACCGGCCCCCGGCGCCGCGTGCTGGTGGCCGACGACAACGCCGACCTGCGCGAGTACCTGGCCCGCCTGCTCTCGCCCCACCACGACCTGGAAGTGGTGGCCGACGGCCAAGCGGCCCTGGACGCGGCGCGTGCCCAGGCCCCCGACCTGCTGCTGAGCGACGTGATGATGCCCCGGCTGAGCGGGCTGGACCTGCTGGCGGCGGTGCGCGCAGACCCCGGCCTGCACGACCTGCCGGTGATTTTGCTCTCGGCGCGTGCGGGCGAAGAAGCGCGGGTGCAGGGCCTGGAGGCGGGCGCCGACGATTACCTCGTCAAGCCCTTCAGTGCCCGTGAACTGCTGGCCAAGGTCAATGCCCAGCTGGCTATGGCGGCGCTGCGCCGCGAGGCCCTGGCCCGCGAGCAGGCGCATTCGGCCGAGCTTGAAGCGCGGGTGGCCGCGCGCACCGCCGAGCTGCAGACCGCCCTGGCCCGCAGTGAGCGGCAGGCGGCGGAACTGAACACCATCCTCTCCAGCCTGCCCGACGCCGTGTACGTGGGCGACCTGAGCGGCATCAAGCGGGCCAACGGCCCGGCGCTGACCCTGCTGGGCTTTACCGATCCGGACCAGCTGAACCGCGCGGTGGCGGAACTGAGCGAGGAGCTGCGCAGCCGTGACCCCGAAACGGGCGAGCGCCTGCCGCTGAACGAGGACCCGTTTGTGCAGGCTATGCAGGGCCACGAGGTGCGGCGCGACGTGCTGCTGCGCCACCGCACCAGCGGCGAAGACCGCGTGATGCGTCTGGCCGCCGCGCCCATCCGGCAGGGCGAGGCCGTCGTGGGCGCCGTGGCGGTGGGTTCAGACATCACCGAGCAGATGGCGCTGCAGCGCGCCATGGCCCGCGCCAACGCGGAGTTGTCGCGCAGCAACGCGGAACTGGAACGCTTTGCCTACGTGGCGTCCCATGACCTGCAGGAGCCGATCCGCACCGTGGGGTCCTACGCGGGCCTGCTGGCCCACCGCTACGGCGATCAGCTCGACGAGCGCGCGCGGCTGTACCTGCAGACGGTGGAAAAGGGTGCCGAGCGCATGAAGCAGCTGGTGGGCGACCTGCTGGTGTTTTCCCGACTGAATGCTGAGCGCCTGCCCCTGGAGCCTGTGCCGGCCGAACACGCGCTGCGCGAGGCCCTGGACCGCCTGGACGCGGCGCTGCGCGAAGCGGGCGCGCGCCTGGAGGTGGGGCCACTGCCAGAGGTGCTGGGCTCGGTGCCCCGGCTGGCGCAGCTGTTCCAGAACCTGATTGGCAACGCGGTCAAGTTCCGTGGGCCGCAGGCGCCTGTGGTGCAGATCGCGGCGCAGCGTGAGGGCGCCCAGTGGCACTTCACCGTGCGCGACAACGGCATTGGTATTGAGCTGGAATACCAGAGCCGGGTCTTTGAAATGTTTCAGCGCCTGCACAGCCGCGAGCACTACGAGGGCACGGGCCTGGGGCTGGCCATCTGCGAGAAGATCGTGGCGCAGCACGGCGGGCGGCTGTGGCTGGAATCGGCGCCGGGGCAGGGCTCGGTCTTTCACTTCACCCTGCAGGCGGCCGAGTAG
- a CDS encoding beta-ketoacyl-ACP synthase III, which yields MSDPSAPARPPLGIVALGTYVPERVVPNSEFEARMDTTADWIESRTGIRERRYAAPDEYTSDVGVRAVRDLLSRDPDALNGVDAVICATVSPDALMPSTAALIAMQVGLVGAAAFDLSTACSGFVYGLSVAQGLILSGSARRVLVVGAEALSKVIDHEDRNTAILFGDGAGAAVVGPVPAGYGFQEFVLGADGNGGGSLYLRCVAPRLPGGVEMTQAVGMNGREVFKFAVRVLGDSGTQVLAKSGLTGADVDWVVPHQANVRIIEAAMERFGLPMSKATVNLDRYGNTSSATVPLVLREAIDDGRIQDGQQLLLIAFGGGLSWVAGTMKWWGGAPSLHPRPAAEVGAWA from the coding sequence ATGAGCGACCCTTCTGCCCCCGCCCGGCCCCCGCTGGGCATTGTGGCGCTGGGCACCTACGTGCCCGAGCGCGTGGTCCCCAACAGCGAGTTTGAAGCCCGGATGGACACCACCGCCGACTGGATCGAGTCGCGCACCGGCATCCGCGAGCGCCGCTACGCCGCCCCCGACGAGTACACCAGCGACGTGGGCGTGCGGGCGGTGCGCGACCTGCTCTCGCGCGACCCGGACGCCCTGAACGGTGTGGACGCCGTGATCTGCGCCACGGTCAGCCCCGACGCCCTGATGCCCTCCACGGCGGCCCTGATTGCCATGCAGGTGGGGCTGGTGGGGGCCGCCGCCTTTGACCTGAGCACCGCCTGCAGCGGCTTTGTCTATGGCCTGAGCGTGGCCCAGGGCCTGATCTTGTCGGGCAGCGCCCGGCGCGTGCTGGTGGTGGGGGCCGAGGCGCTGAGCAAGGTGATTGACCACGAGGACCGCAACACCGCCATTCTGTTCGGGGACGGTGCGGGCGCGGCCGTGGTGGGCCCGGTGCCCGCCGGTTACGGCTTTCAGGAGTTCGTGCTGGGCGCCGATGGCAACGGGGGCGGCAGCCTGTACCTGCGCTGCGTGGCCCCCCGCCTGCCGGGCGGCGTGGAAATGACCCAGGCCGTGGGCATGAACGGCCGCGAGGTCTTCAAGTTTGCGGTGCGGGTGCTGGGCGACAGCGGTACCCAGGTGCTGGCCAAGAGCGGCCTGACCGGCGCCGATGTGGATTGGGTGGTGCCGCACCAGGCCAACGTGCGGATTATCGAGGCGGCGATGGAACGCTTTGGCCTGCCCATGAGCAAGGCCACCGTGAACCTGGACCGCTACGGCAACACCAGTTCGGCCACCGTGCCGCTGGTGCTGCGCGAGGCCATTGACGACGGCCGCATTCAGGACGGCCAGCAGCTGCTGCTGATCGCCTTTGGCGGCGGCCTGAGCTGGGTGGCGGGCACCATGAAGTGGTGGGGCGGCGCGCCCAGCCTGCACCCGCGCCCGGCGGCCGAAGTGGGGGCCTGGGCATGA
- the fabD gene encoding ACP S-malonyltransferase, translating to MKIAALFPGQGSHAVGMGADLAAAFPEAGEVYSQIDTVLPGLRALIETGPLDELTLTANQQPALVAASTAAYRAWRAHTGLTPAFAAGHSLGEYAALVAADTLSLGDALRLTRRRGELMQDAVPVGEGAMSAVMGDPATVQAVCAALDGVQPANFNAPTQTVISGTRAAVEAAGAELKARGLKAIPLKVSAPFHCALMDSAAQGLAPQLQTTRFAPPAFPVYANVTAQPNTDAAALPGLLTAQITGAVRWVETIQALHEAGAEVFIEFGPGTVLTGLVKRILPEARTLNVGTAQQVQDFTL from the coding sequence ATGAAGATCGCGGCCCTTTTTCCCGGCCAGGGCTCGCACGCGGTGGGCATGGGGGCGGACCTCGCCGCTGCCTTTCCCGAAGCGGGCGAGGTCTACAGCCAGATTGACACCGTGCTGCCCGGTCTGCGCGCCCTGATCGAAACCGGGCCCCTGGACGAGCTGACGCTGACCGCCAACCAGCAGCCCGCACTGGTCGCCGCGTCCACCGCCGCCTACCGCGCGTGGCGGGCCCACACCGGCCTGACCCCGGCCTTTGCCGCTGGGCACTCGCTGGGCGAATATGCCGCGCTGGTCGCCGCCGACACGCTGTCCCTGGGCGACGCTCTGCGCCTGACGCGCCGCCGCGGCGAACTGATGCAGGACGCCGTGCCGGTGGGCGAAGGCGCCATGAGCGCCGTGATGGGCGACCCGGCCACCGTGCAGGCCGTGTGCGCCGCACTCGACGGCGTGCAGCCCGCCAACTTCAACGCGCCCACCCAGACGGTCATCTCTGGCACCAGGGCAGCGGTGGAGGCAGCGGGGGCCGAGCTGAAGGCGCGCGGCCTGAAGGCCATTCCCCTGAAGGTGAGCGCGCCCTTTCACTGCGCCCTGATGGACAGCGCCGCCCAGGGCCTCGCGCCGCAGCTGCAGACCACCCGCTTTGCCCCGCCTGCCTTTCCGGTGTACGCCAACGTGACCGCCCAGCCGAACACCGATGCAGCGGCCCTGCCGGGGCTGCTGACTGCCCAGATCACGGGCGCGGTGCGCTGGGTGGAAACCATTCAGGCGCTTCACGAGGCCGGCGCTGAGGTCTTTATTGAGTTTGGCCCCGGCACCGTGCTGACCGGCCTCGTGAAGCGCATCCTGCCCGAGGCCCGCACGCTGAACGTGGGTACGGCGCAGCAGGTCCAGGACTTTACCCTGTGA
- a CDS encoding DinB family protein produces the protein MNPHTRDEILSALLAAQDTWVGAASSLPVADFFRAPAPGRWSPAEHLAHLALTHRQVALGLRLPRPALRLLFGAPVTARTYEGVRTAYQAQLAAGGRSPARYVPRPAAAQDAATRDAQLAAYVAAATRVRAALAGWSDAALDRCALPHDLLGRVSARELLFFTVYHDHHHLRGAHAALETP, from the coding sequence GTGAACCCCCACACCCGGGACGAGATTCTGAGCGCGCTCCTGGCCGCGCAGGACACCTGGGTGGGGGCGGCCAGCAGCCTGCCAGTGGCCGACTTCTTCCGGGCCCCGGCCCCAGGGCGCTGGTCGCCCGCCGAGCACCTTGCGCATCTGGCCCTAACGCACAGGCAGGTGGCCCTGGGGCTGCGGCTGCCGCGTCCGGCCCTGCGCCTGCTGTTTGGGGCGCCCGTCACGGCCCGCACCTACGAAGGCGTCCGCACGGCGTACCAGGCCCAGCTGGCCGCCGGGGGGCGCTCACCCGCGCGCTACGTGCCGCGCCCCGCCGCGGCCCAGGACGCCGCCACCCGTGACGCCCAGCTGGCGGCCTACGTGGCGGCGGCCACCCGGGTGCGCGCCGCGCTGGCCGGCTGGTCAGACGCCGCCCTGGACCGCTGCGCCCTGCCCCATGATCTGCTGGGGCGGGTCAGTGCCCGCGAACTGCTGTTCTTCACCGTTTACCACGACCACCACCATCTGCGCGGCGCGCACGCCGCACTGGAGACCCCATGA
- the fabG gene encoding 3-oxoacyl-[acyl-carrier-protein] reductase, whose protein sequence is MTQTPESASRNVALVTGSSRGLGRAMALHLARAGFDVAVHYGRGAAEAEKVAEEARSLGVQARVYGADLTTPANAGTLVEGVIGDMGRLDVLVNNAGITRDTLAIRMKDEDWDAVLQTNLSSAFIACRAAIKHMMRARTGRIINIASVVGLTGNPGQANYVASKAGLIGLTKALAKEYGGRGITVNAIAPGFIESDMTAELPEQVRQSYLSSIPLGRLGQPDEVAALVAFLASDAAGYITGQTIGVDGGLNPH, encoded by the coding sequence ATGACCCAGACCCCTGAATCCGCTTCCCGCAACGTCGCCCTGGTGACCGGCAGCAGCCGGGGCCTGGGCCGCGCCATGGCCCTGCACCTGGCCCGTGCGGGTTTTGATGTGGCGGTGCATTACGGCCGGGGCGCCGCCGAGGCCGAGAAGGTGGCCGAGGAAGCCCGCAGCCTGGGCGTGCAGGCCCGCGTGTACGGCGCCGACCTGACCACGCCCGCCAACGCCGGCACGTTGGTGGAGGGGGTCATTGGGGACATGGGCCGCCTGGACGTGCTGGTCAACAACGCCGGCATCACCCGCGACACCCTGGCGATCCGCATGAAAGACGAGGACTGGGACGCCGTGCTGCAGACCAACCTGTCGAGCGCCTTTATCGCCTGCCGCGCCGCCATCAAGCACATGATGCGTGCGCGGACGGGGCGAATCATCAACATCGCGTCGGTGGTGGGGCTCACCGGCAACCCGGGGCAGGCCAACTACGTGGCCAGCAAGGCCGGCCTGATCGGCCTGACCAAGGCGCTGGCCAAGGAATACGGCGGCCGGGGCATCACGGTCAACGCCATTGCCCCGGGCTTTATCGAGAGCGATATGACGGCCGAACTGCCTGAACAGGTGCGCCAGAGCTACCTGAGCAGCATCCCCCTGGGCCGCCTGGGCCAGCCGGACGAGGTGGCCGCCCTCGTCGCCTTCCTGGCCAGTGACGCGGCGGGGTACATCACCGGTCAGACCATTGGCGTGGACGGGGGGCTGAACCCGCATTGA
- the acpP gene encoding acyl carrier protein → MATFEDVKDVIVDKLGVDADKVTPEARFVEDLGADSLETVELIMGLEDRFGITISDEDAESIRTVQAAVDYIESKQ, encoded by the coding sequence ATGGCGACTTTTGAAGATGTGAAAGACGTGATCGTGGACAAGCTGGGTGTGGACGCCGACAAGGTGACCCCGGAAGCCCGCTTTGTGGAAGACCTCGGTGCCGACAGCCTGGAAACCGTGGAACTCATCATGGGCCTGGAAGACCGCTTTGGCATCACCATCAGCGATGAGGACGCCGAGAGCATCCGCACCGTGCAGGCGGCCGTCGACTACATCGAGAGCAAGCAGTAA